The proteins below come from a single Staphylococcus sp. MI 10-1553 genomic window:
- a CDS encoding ADP-ribosyltransferase: protein MSTSLARDPHQSFGGRKAILLKINAPKGTKVLNVLVCKWRL from the coding sequence ATGAGCACATCGTTGGCAAGAGATCCTCATCAATCTTTTGGAGGAAGAAAAGCAATATTGTTAAAAATAAATGCACCTAAAGGAACAAAAGTTTTGAATGTTTTAGTATGTAAATGGCGGTTATAA
- a CDS encoding nitrate reductase subunit alpha, which yields MAKFGMQFFKPTEKFNGNWSVLEHKSREWEKMYRERWSHDKVVRTTHGVNCTGSCSWKVFVKNGVITWENQQIDYPSCGPDMPEFEPRGCPRGASFSWYEYSPLRIKYPYVRGKLWDLWTAALEEHQDPIKAWASIVEDEEKAKIYKSARGKGGHVRTNWKDVSQLISAQLIYTIKKDGPDRIAGFTPIPAMSMISYAAGARFISLLGGEMLSFYDWYADLPPASPQIWGEQTDVPESSDWYNSSYIMMWGSNVPLTRTPDAHFMTEVRYKGAKVVSVAPDYAENVKFADNWLAPNPGTDAAIAQAMTHVILQKFYEDEPSEMFINYAKQYSDMPFILRLDQDDNGFKAGRFLRSSDLGQTSENSEWKPMIIDRLTDSLQVPNGTMGQRWEEGKQWNLKLENEAGEKIDPAMTVVDGDYELVTMQFPYFDNDGNGVFKRVIPVRHVTLADGETAYVTTVYDLMASQYGVKRFNHELEAKGFDDATSFYTPAWQEKITGVKASTVTQVAMEFAQNAIDTGGRSMIIMGAGINHWFNSDTIYRSILNLVILCGCQGVNGGGWAHYVGQEKCRPIEGWSTIAFAKDWQGPPRLQNGTSWFYFATDQWKYEESGVDRLASPLAENIQLQHPADYNVLAARNGWLPSYPQFDRNSLLWGEEARDAGEFTNEAILNRAVDDVKSRRTRFAVENPDLRKNHPKSLFVWRSNLISSSAKGQEYFMKHLLGTKSALMAEPNETDKPSEIEWGEDTVGKLDLLVSLDFRMTATPLYSDIVLPAATWYEKHDISSTDMHPFVHPFNPAIDPLWESRSDWDIFKTLSRTFSDMARVHLTGTYKDVVTAPLAHDSKQEISLAYGEVKDWTKGEVEAVPGKTMPAFAIVDRTYTDVYDKFISVGPLLENGKVGAHGVSFSVKDQYDELRSMVGTWEDDTVKNNKPRIDTARKVADVILNVSSATNGRVSQKSYEDLEAQTGMPLKDISSERASEKISFLNITSQPREVIPTAVFPGSNKQGRRYSPFTTNIERLVPFRTLTGRQSFYIDHEVFQQFGEALPVYKPTLPPMVFGTKDKPVKGGVDALVLRYLTPHGKWNIHSTYQDNQHMLTLFRGGPTVWISNEDAAAHDIQDNDWLEVYNRNGVVTARAVVSHRMPRGTMFMYHAQDKHIETPGSDISGTRGGSHNAPTRIHLKPTQLMGGYAQISYSFNYYGPIGNQRDVYVAVRKMKEVDWLED from the coding sequence ATGGCTAAATTTGGAATGCAATTTTTTAAACCGACTGAAAAATTTAATGGCAATTGGTCAGTATTAGAACATAAAAGCCGTGAATGGGAAAAGATGTATCGTGAAAGATGGAGTCATGACAAAGTGGTTCGTACGACACATGGCGTCAACTGTACGGGGTCATGCTCATGGAAAGTATTTGTGAAAAACGGTGTCATTACTTGGGAAAATCAACAAATCGACTATCCGAGTTGTGGGCCGGATATGCCGGAGTTTGAACCGCGTGGCTGTCCGCGTGGGGCGTCGTTTTCTTGGTATGAATATAGCCCGTTACGCATTAAATACCCATATGTCAGAGGTAAACTTTGGGATTTATGGACGGCAGCTTTAGAGGAACATCAGGATCCTATTAAAGCATGGGCGTCTATTGTAGAAGATGAAGAAAAAGCAAAAATTTATAAATCTGCACGTGGTAAAGGGGGACATGTCCGTACAAATTGGAAAGATGTGTCTCAACTCATCTCAGCACAGCTCATTTATACGATTAAAAAAGATGGTCCAGACCGTATTGCTGGTTTCACGCCAATTCCAGCGATGTCGATGATCAGTTATGCTGCGGGTGCGCGTTTTATTTCGTTGCTCGGTGGGGAGATGTTGAGTTTCTATGATTGGTATGCGGATTTACCACCAGCGTCGCCACAAATTTGGGGTGAACAAACAGACGTGCCGGAATCAAGTGACTGGTACAATTCGTCTTATATTATGATGTGGGGCTCAAACGTACCGCTCACACGTACACCGGATGCACACTTTATGACGGAAGTACGTTATAAAGGTGCAAAAGTTGTGTCTGTTGCGCCGGATTACGCTGAAAATGTGAAGTTTGCGGACAATTGGTTGGCACCAAATCCAGGTACAGATGCGGCGATTGCACAAGCGATGACACACGTCATTTTACAAAAGTTTTATGAAGATGAGCCGTCAGAAATGTTCATCAATTATGCGAAACAATATTCAGATATGCCATTTATCCTGCGTCTCGATCAAGATGACAATGGCTTTAAAGCAGGTCGCTTCTTACGTTCAAGTGATTTAGGACAAACATCTGAAAACAGCGAATGGAAGCCGATGATCATCGACCGTTTAACAGATTCGCTACAAGTGCCAAACGGAACAATGGGTCAACGTTGGGAAGAAGGCAAACAGTGGAATTTGAAGTTGGAAAATGAAGCGGGCGAGAAGATTGATCCAGCGATGACTGTGGTTGACGGTGACTATGAATTGGTTACGATGCAGTTCCCTTACTTTGATAATGATGGCAATGGTGTCTTCAAACGTGTCATTCCAGTGCGTCACGTGACATTGGCAGATGGTGAAACGGCCTACGTAACGACAGTGTATGACTTGATGGCGAGCCAATACGGTGTGAAACGTTTCAATCATGAATTAGAAGCAAAAGGTTTTGATGATGCAACGTCGTTCTACACACCAGCGTGGCAAGAAAAGATTACAGGTGTGAAAGCGAGCACTGTGACGCAAGTCGCGATGGAATTTGCACAAAATGCGATAGATACAGGTGGTCGCTCAATGATTATTATGGGTGCGGGTATCAATCACTGGTTCAACTCTGATACGATTTATCGCTCTATCCTAAATTTAGTCATTTTATGCGGATGTCAAGGTGTGAATGGCGGGGGCTGGGCGCACTATGTCGGACAAGAGAAATGTCGACCAATTGAAGGTTGGAGTACGATTGCCTTTGCGAAAGATTGGCAAGGTCCACCACGTTTACAAAACGGGACAAGTTGGTTCTATTTTGCGACAGATCAATGGAAATATGAAGAGTCTGGTGTCGACCGATTAGCGTCTCCATTAGCTGAAAACATTCAATTACAACACCCTGCAGATTATAACGTGTTAGCGGCGCGTAATGGTTGGTTACCATCATATCCACAATTTGATCGCAACAGTTTACTTTGGGGTGAAGAAGCACGTGATGCTGGTGAGTTTACGAATGAAGCCATTTTGAACCGTGCGGTTGACGATGTGAAATCACGCCGTACACGTTTTGCGGTTGAAAATCCAGACTTACGTAAAAACCATCCGAAGTCACTTTTCGTATGGCGTTCGAATTTGATTTCAAGTTCTGCTAAAGGTCAAGAGTATTTTATGAAGCATTTACTCGGTACGAAATCGGCACTTATGGCGGAACCGAATGAAACAGACAAGCCATCAGAAATTGAGTGGGGTGAAGATACAGTCGGAAAACTCGACTTACTCGTGTCATTAGATTTCCGTATGACAGCGACACCACTTTATTCGGATATCGTATTACCGGCAGCAACATGGTATGAAAAACATGACATTTCATCAACGGATATGCATCCATTCGTTCATCCGTTCAACCCAGCGATTGACCCGTTATGGGAATCACGTTCAGACTGGGATATTTTCAAAACGTTGAGCCGTACTTTTTCAGATATGGCACGCGTGCACTTAACAGGGACTTATAAAGACGTTGTGACTGCACCACTTGCGCACGATTCAAAACAAGAAATTTCACTCGCATATGGTGAAGTGAAAGACTGGACAAAAGGTGAAGTCGAAGCTGTACCAGGAAAAACAATGCCAGCATTTGCCATCGTTGATCGTACGTATACAGATGTGTATGACAAGTTCATCTCAGTTGGCCCATTACTTGAAAACGGTAAAGTAGGTGCGCATGGTGTCAGCTTCTCTGTCAAAGACCAATACGATGAATTGCGCAGTATGGTCGGGACTTGGGAAGATGATACGGTAAAAAATAATAAACCGCGTATTGATACCGCACGTAAAGTGGCAGATGTTATTTTGAACGTGTCTTCTGCTACAAACGGTCGCGTATCTCAAAAGTCATATGAAGATTTGGAAGCACAAACAGGTATGCCGTTGAAAGACATTTCTTCTGAGCGTGCATCGGAAAAAATCTCGTTCTTGAACATTACATCTCAACCGCGTGAAGTCATACCGACAGCGGTGTTCCCAGGTTCAAACAAACAAGGCCGTCGCTATTCACCATTTACGACAAATATTGAACGACTTGTGCCATTTAGAACGTTAACGGGACGCCAAAGTTTCTACATCGATCATGAAGTGTTCCAACAATTTGGTGAAGCACTGCCAGTTTATAAACCGACATTACCACCAATGGTCTTCGGTACAAAAGATAAACCTGTGAAAGGTGGCGTGGATGCACTTGTATTACGCTATTTAACACCACACGGAAAATGGAATATCCACTCCACATACCAAGATAACCAACATATGTTGACGTTATTCCGTGGTGGGCCAACTGTATGGATTTCAAATGAAGATGCAGCAGCACACGATATCCAAGACAATGATTGGTTAGAAGTATACAACCGTAATGGTGTCGTGACTGCACGTGCTGTCGTGTCGCATCGTATGCCACGAGGAACGATGTTTATGTATCACGCGCAAGATAAACATATCGAAACACCTGGATCAGATATTTCAGGTACACGTGGTGGCTCTCATAATGCGCCGACTCGAATTCATTTAAAACCGACACAATTGATGGGCGGTTATGCACAAATCAGTTATTCATTTAATTACTATGGACCAATTGGAAATCAGCGTGATGTGTATGTCGCTGTAAGAAAGATGAAAGAGGTGGATTGGCTTGAAGATTAA
- the argS gene encoding arginine--tRNA ligase, whose protein sequence is MFKKSIAKDLSEILKGQMTFEEIYNILEHPTNENYGEYSFPTFQLAKIYKKSPNLIANSIKGKFDNEYIHKAEVVNGFLNFFLDRQSSSQKIIECFNENALKNNKLLSAEKIVIDYSSPNIAKPFSMGHLRATVIGDSIAKILEANGAKVIRINHLGDWGTQFGKLIVAYKKWGEQKRVENNPILELFHLYTKFHEISKDNPHIDLEAREAFKLLESGHSEYEHLWSWFRNVSMESFNALYKLLDINFDYIQGESFYNERLKETIKLLEERELLTRDDGAYIVDLDDLPPALIKKRDGASLYITRDLSAVLYRIETFNPTRILYVVGQEQSIHFKQLDKLTRLLELTPVIEHIPFGLILKDGKKMSTRQGKVLLLEDIIAEVEEAVLRTLEKKKSNLRNKKEIAKEIAIASIKFHDLKNDRLSSYDLKIDEMLAFEGDTALYIMYTYARIQSILGRTKYSDDFKGDFQFEESMWPILKHLKSYNEVLELSAINYTPSSICRYSLQLCRLFNRYYNIERILESTNEKSKITLLKIVSKNIEDSMELLGINLVKEI, encoded by the coding sequence ATGTTTAAGAAGTCGATTGCAAAAGATCTATCAGAAATTTTAAAAGGTCAGATGACTTTTGAAGAAATATATAATATTCTCGAACACCCAACTAATGAGAATTATGGTGAATATTCGTTTCCGACTTTTCAACTTGCTAAAATTTATAAAAAATCTCCAAATTTGATTGCTAACAGTATCAAAGGGAAGTTTGATAATGAATATATTCATAAAGCAGAGGTTGTAAATGGTTTTCTTAATTTTTTTTTAGACAGACAATCCAGTTCACAAAAGATAATTGAGTGTTTCAACGAAAATGCTTTAAAAAATAATAAACTATTAAGTGCAGAGAAAATAGTCATAGATTATTCAAGCCCTAATATAGCGAAACCTTTTTCTATGGGTCATTTGAGAGCTACGGTTATTGGAGATAGTATCGCTAAAATACTTGAAGCAAATGGAGCTAAAGTTATTAGAATAAATCATTTGGGAGATTGGGGAACCCAATTCGGCAAGTTAATAGTTGCTTATAAAAAATGGGGGGAACAAAAAAGAGTTGAAAATAACCCTATACTTGAGCTTTTTCATTTGTATACAAAGTTTCATGAAATTAGTAAAGATAATCCACATATTGATTTAGAAGCCAGAGAAGCTTTCAAACTTTTAGAAAGCGGACATAGTGAATACGAACATTTATGGTCATGGTTTCGCAATGTTTCTATGGAATCTTTTAATGCTTTATACAAGCTTTTGGATATCAACTTTGATTATATTCAAGGAGAATCTTTTTATAATGAAAGATTAAAAGAAACTATAAAATTATTAGAAGAAAGAGAATTATTAACTCGAGATGATGGTGCTTATATTGTAGATTTAGACGATTTACCACCTGCACTGATTAAAAAAAGAGATGGGGCATCTCTATATATCACGAGAGATTTATCAGCTGTTTTGTATCGTATCGAAACCTTTAATCCTACACGTATACTATATGTAGTAGGCCAAGAACAATCTATTCATTTCAAGCAACTAGACAAACTTACTAGATTATTGGAATTAACGCCAGTCATAGAGCATATTCCTTTTGGTTTGATTTTAAAAGATGGTAAAAAAATGTCCACAAGACAGGGCAAGGTACTACTACTTGAAGACATTATTGCAGAAGTAGAGGAAGCCGTTCTAAGGACTTTAGAAAAGAAAAAGTCGAACTTAAGGAATAAAAAAGAAATTGCCAAAGAAATTGCTATTGCTTCTATCAAGTTTCACGATCTGAAAAATGATCGCCTTAGTAGCTACGATTTGAAAATTGATGAGATGTTGGCTTTTGAAGGGGACACTGCATTGTACATAATGTATACTTATGCAAGGATTCAATCTATCTTAGGAAGAACCAAATACTCTGATGATTTTAAGGGGGATTTTCAGTTTGAGGAAAGTATGTGGCCTATTTTAAAACATTTAAAATCCTATAATGAAGTTTTGGAATTATCTGCTATAAACTATACTCCATCTTCAATATGTAGATATTCTTTACAGTTATGTCGTCTTTTTAATAGGTATTATAATATTGAAAGAATATTAGAAAGTACAAACGAAAAGTCAAAAATAACTTTATTAAAAATAGTTTCCAAAAACATTGAAGATTCCATGGAGTTACTAGGTATAAATTTAGTGAAAGAAATATAG